A genomic window from Sphingobacterium sp. BN32 includes:
- a CDS encoding nuclear transport factor 2 family protein, translating into MKTLTKTFAIAALLFVSSVNVFANPIKEEKKALNKAVVENVVDEYINATVKGNTLYISDLFDSNFTQKFNGGKSQKTSGKEDYISFLKKNKGVQYDCEVSYELVEKNSNYSLARVTLDFGNFKRIDYVSINMDKDGWKINEVNSVYQK; encoded by the coding sequence ATGAAAACTCTAACTAAAACTTTCGCAATCGCAGCATTACTATTCGTTTCATCGGTAAACGTATTTGCAAACCCTATCAAGGAGGAAAAGAAGGCATTGAACAAAGCCGTTGTTGAAAATGTGGTCGATGAATATATCAATGCAACGGTAAAAGGAAACACACTTTACATCAGCGATCTTTTCGACAGCAACTTCACACAGAAGTTCAATGGCGGTAAATCACAAAAAACATCTGGAAAAGAAGATTATATCAGCTTCTTAAAGAAAAATAAAGGCGTTCAATATGATTGCGAAGTGAGCTATGAGCTGGTTGAGAAGAATAGCAATTACAGTTTAGCACGCGTTACTTTAGACTTCGGAAACTTTAAAAGAATCGACTATGTTTCAATCAATATGGATAAAGATGGCTGGAAAATCAACGAAGTCAATTCTGTATATCAAAAATAA
- a CDS encoding transcriptional regulator, whose translation MNYIKQLTYFFNKSTADPNFTPTHMSLFIALFQCWNQARFPKKIQIIRDDIMRLAKINSKATYHKAMTYLHKNAYIEYKPSYNPLKGSEIGFFPPTNIHSKTNTEPVQNLSTRPLNEPYNKQTTNIIKDNISPRASSKKDTSDQKLIRLKNQDIIAYTDNPRQIPPQIFAVEEFFISNKSTLQEAQKFLNHYTANGWLVGGRSPMLDWKASAKNWIANSSRFNKNANSNATTRPQQLHTTPKKNYFEPL comes from the coding sequence ATGAACTACATCAAGCAGCTCACATACTTTTTCAATAAATCAACTGCAGACCCAAACTTTACCCCGACACACATGAGTCTGTTCATTGCTTTATTCCAATGCTGGAACCAGGCGAGATTTCCAAAAAAGATACAGATCATTCGCGACGACATCATGCGACTCGCAAAGATCAATTCTAAGGCCACATATCACAAGGCAATGACATACCTTCATAAAAATGCTTACATCGAATACAAACCATCTTATAATCCCCTAAAAGGAAGCGAAATCGGATTCTTTCCCCCAACTAACATACACAGCAAAACAAATACTGAACCCGTTCAAAATCTGTCCACAAGACCATTAAACGAGCCATATAATAAACAAACAACTAATATCATCAAAGATAATATTAGTCCTCGCGCGAGCTCAAAAAAGGATACAAGCGATCAAAAATTAATCAGGTTAAAAAATCAGGATATTATTGCTTACACAGATAATCCAAGGCAGATCCCGCCACAAATATTCGCAGTAGAAGAATTCTTTATCTCAAATAAATCGACCCTACAGGAAGCACAAAAGTTTCTAAATCACTACACCGCCAACGGATGGCTCGTTGGCGGAAGAAGCCCGATGTTAGATTGGAAAGCATCGGCAAAAAACTGGATAGCAAACTCTTCAAGATTCAACAAAAATGCAAACTCAAACGCGACAACAAGACCACAGCAGCTCCATACAACACCTAAAAAAAATTACTTCGAACCGCTATGA
- a CDS encoding ATPase: protein MIEFIDRKGKDLYGLKFKLQKEDLPVILKLAAYFLRDEDFCAKENINLDKGIMLTGPIGSGKTSLINICRFLGQGKNNFIIKSTRDITFEFIQDGYFVIHKYSRGNLYSSNYRNYCFDDLGSEQNMKLYGNECNVMAEILLSRYDLFISKGLQTHITTNLSATELELSYGNRLRSRLREMLNLISFDTKVPDKRK from the coding sequence GTGATCGAGTTTATCGACAGGAAAGGAAAAGATCTATATGGATTAAAATTCAAGCTCCAAAAGGAGGATCTGCCGGTAATCCTAAAACTCGCAGCATACTTCCTGAGGGACGAAGACTTCTGTGCAAAAGAAAATATCAATCTTGATAAAGGAATCATGCTAACCGGGCCCATAGGCAGCGGTAAAACCAGTCTTATAAATATCTGCAGGTTTTTAGGACAAGGGAAAAACAACTTCATCATAAAAAGCACGAGGGATATAACCTTCGAGTTTATCCAGGATGGATATTTCGTAATTCACAAATATAGTCGCGGAAACCTCTACAGCAGCAATTATCGCAACTATTGCTTTGACGATCTAGGATCAGAACAGAACATGAAATTATACGGAAACGAATGCAACGTAATGGCCGAGATACTGCTCTCCCGATACGACCTATTCATCAGCAAAGGATTACAAACCCACATAACAACAAATCTTTCAGCAACCGAACTCGAACTCTCATACGGAAACAGACTAAGATCCAGGCTCCGCGAGATGTTAAACCTCATAAGTTTCGACACTAAAGTCCCCGACAAAAGAAAATAA
- a CDS encoding helix-turn-helix domain-containing protein has product MSIEILTKEDLNRFKIELIAEFERILETKQQIKKKWLRSKEVEKMLNISSATLQNYRISGAIKFSKVGSTYYYDLDAINKILDKNAILNIA; this is encoded by the coding sequence ATGTCAATAGAAATTCTAACAAAAGAAGATTTGAACAGATTTAAAATCGAGCTAATCGCAGAATTCGAAAGAATTCTCGAAACAAAACAACAGATCAAAAAGAAATGGCTTCGATCCAAAGAAGTCGAGAAGATGCTCAACATCTCATCAGCGACCCTACAAAACTACCGAATCTCAGGTGCAATAAAGTTCAGCAAAGTCGGAAGCACCTACTACTATGATCTAGACGCAATCAACAAGATTCTAGACAAAAACGCTATTCTTAATATCGCCTAA
- a CDS encoding helix-turn-helix domain-containing protein: MKTLKNDPPECSLNLLAMRDTLEVLGGKWKLLILHYLITRDDQINTFKKMQREITGISAKMLTKELKDLEENHLVHREQQNTKPITVRYSITDYGRSSGDLIQQLVEWGKAHRIKLLTSTE, translated from the coding sequence ATGAAAACATTAAAAAACGATCCCCCAGAATGTAGCCTCAATTTGCTCGCCATGCGCGACACCTTAGAAGTACTGGGCGGGAAATGGAAATTACTCATCCTTCATTATCTAATTACTCGCGATGATCAGATTAACACGTTCAAGAAGATGCAAAGAGAGATCACCGGCATCTCCGCAAAAATGCTGACGAAGGAGTTAAAAGATCTGGAAGAAAACCATCTGGTTCATCGTGAACAACAAAACACAAAGCCAATAACCGTAAGGTATAGCATTACGGATTACGGTCGCTCCTCCGGTGATCTAATTCAGCAATTGGTTGAATGGGGAAAAGCGCATAGAATTAAGTTGCTAACCTCCACTGAATAA
- a CDS encoding RteC domain-containing protein, producing MKEKHEAAPFKSTNDEIFYFKHIKCYLLASIQHYEYLQNIEFEKPKYDIEIQLKFYRYHLKQIKKKLKEYNVYYRYFRAQHNYRDEHYFKQINEFIYIRSGDFLFEVEQKPQSPSVHIFTLVEAHDRTRLYLKKTIRELKLTLSGLESPQETSKLKWTSSKTDLIELIYALHASGALNNGKAELKEIAIHLQQMFDTDLGQYNRIFYDIRARKGNKTKFIQNLKEALEKRMKDTDNELFA from the coding sequence GTGAAAGAAAAACACGAAGCGGCACCATTCAAATCCACAAATGACGAAATTTTTTATTTCAAACACATCAAATGTTATCTACTTGCTTCAATTCAACACTACGAATATCTTCAAAACATTGAATTCGAAAAACCAAAATACGACATCGAAATTCAGCTCAAGTTTTATCGATATCATCTAAAACAGATTAAAAAGAAATTAAAGGAATACAATGTCTACTATCGATATTTCCGAGCACAACACAACTACCGCGATGAGCACTATTTCAAACAAATAAACGAGTTTATCTATATCCGCTCCGGAGACTTTTTATTCGAAGTCGAACAAAAACCACAGAGCCCGAGCGTACACATTTTTACACTCGTTGAAGCTCACGATCGTACGCGACTTTACCTCAAAAAAACAATCCGAGAACTCAAATTAACACTGTCTGGTTTAGAATCACCACAAGAAACCTCTAAACTGAAATGGACAAGCTCCAAAACCGATCTTATCGAATTGATATATGCGCTTCACGCTTCTGGAGCATTAAATAATGGAAAAGCCGAACTAAAAGAAATAGCAATACACCTACAGCAAATGTTCGACACAGATTTAGGACAATACAACCGAATATTCTACGACATAAGAGCTCGCAAGGGCAACAAAACAAAATTTATACAAAATCTGAAAGAGGCACTCGAAAAACGAATGAAAGATACAGACAACGAACTCTTTGCATAA
- a CDS encoding aconitate hydratase, with translation MAFDIDMIKKVYSQYDERINAARQVVNKPLTLAEKILYAHLWDGTATEAYERGKSYVDFAPDRVAMQDATAQMALLQFMQAGRPKAAVPSTVHCDHLIQARDGADQDLTRAKQESSEVFNFLSSVSNKYGIGFWKPGAGIIHQVVLENYAFPGGMMIGTDSHTVNAGGLGMVAIGVGGADACDVMAGLPWELKFPKLIGVKLTGKLSGWAAPKDVILKVAGILTVKGGTGAIVEYFGEGAESLSCTGKGTICNMGAEIGATTSTFGYDESMERYLRATDREEVADAANAIKHHLTADAEVYANPEQYFDQLIEINLSELEPSLNGPFTPDLYTPISRMREEAGKNGWPTKVEWGLIGSCTNSSYEDLSRAASIAKQAIEKGLVTKAEFGINPGSEQVRFTADRDGLLKTFEDLNATIFTNACGPCIGMWDRAGADKQEKNTIVHSFNRNFAKRADGNPNTFAFVTSPEMVAAIAISGDLGFNPVTDTLTNKDGEQVKLDPPTGDELPEKGFAVDDPGYQAPAEDGSSVTVDVSPTSDRLQLLEPFAAWEGTDLKGLKLLIKAKGKCTTDHISMAGPWLKYRGHLDNISNNMLIGAVNYFNDKTDNVKNQLTGEYGPVPATQRAYKAANIGSIVVGDENYGEGSSREHAAMEPRHLGVRAVLVKSFARIHETNLKKQGMLGLTFANKEDYDKIQEDDIIDIIGLTEFAPNKPLTLVLHHADGTSEEILANHTYNEQQIGWFKAGGALNIIRANQAK, from the coding sequence ATGGCTTTTGATATAGACATGATCAAAAAAGTTTATTCACAGTATGATGAGCGCATCAATGCAGCTCGTCAGGTGGTGAATAAGCCTTTGACATTAGCAGAGAAAATTTTGTATGCGCACCTTTGGGATGGTACCGCTACGGAAGCTTACGAGAGAGGTAAGTCTTATGTTGATTTCGCACCGGATCGCGTTGCGATGCAGGATGCTACGGCACAGATGGCTTTATTGCAATTTATGCAAGCAGGTCGTCCGAAAGCTGCAGTTCCATCAACAGTTCACTGTGACCACTTGATTCAAGCTCGTGATGGTGCAGACCAGGATTTAACTCGTGCGAAGCAAGAAAGTTCAGAAGTGTTCAACTTCTTAAGTTCTGTATCTAATAAATATGGTATTGGTTTCTGGAAACCAGGAGCAGGTATTATCCACCAAGTAGTGTTGGAGAACTATGCTTTCCCAGGTGGTATGATGATCGGTACGGATTCACACACAGTAAACGCTGGTGGCCTAGGAATGGTTGCTATCGGTGTTGGTGGTGCGGATGCTTGTGATGTTATGGCAGGATTACCATGGGAGCTTAAATTCCCTAAATTAATCGGTGTTAAATTAACAGGTAAATTATCAGGATGGGCAGCTCCTAAAGATGTAATCTTGAAAGTGGCTGGTATCTTGACTGTTAAAGGTGGTACTGGTGCTATCGTAGAATACTTCGGCGAAGGTGCAGAATCATTATCATGTACTGGTAAAGGTACAATCTGTAACATGGGTGCTGAAATCGGTGCTACTACATCAACTTTCGGATACGATGAGTCTATGGAGCGTTACTTACGTGCTACTGACCGTGAAGAAGTTGCTGATGCTGCAAATGCTATCAAACACCATTTAACTGCTGATGCAGAAGTATATGCTAACCCTGAGCAATACTTCGATCAATTAATTGAAATTAACCTGTCTGAGTTAGAGCCATCATTGAATGGTCCTTTCACACCAGATTTATATACTCCAATCTCTCGTATGCGTGAGGAAGCTGGTAAAAACGGCTGGCCTACAAAAGTAGAGTGGGGATTAATCGGTTCTTGTACAAACTCTTCTTACGAAGACCTTTCACGCGCTGCTTCTATTGCTAAGCAAGCTATTGAAAAAGGATTAGTAACGAAAGCTGAGTTTGGTATCAACCCAGGTTCTGAGCAAGTACGCTTTACGGCGGATCGCGATGGTTTATTGAAAACTTTCGAAGATCTAAATGCAACAATCTTCACCAATGCATGTGGTCCATGTATCGGTATGTGGGATCGTGCAGGAGCAGACAAGCAAGAGAAAAATACAATTGTACACTCGTTCAACCGTAACTTCGCGAAACGCGCTGACGGTAACCCGAATACTTTTGCATTTGTAACTTCTCCTGAAATGGTAGCAGCTATCGCTATCTCAGGTGACTTAGGATTTAACCCGGTTACAGATACTTTAACAAACAAAGATGGAGAGCAAGTTAAATTAGATCCACCTACTGGTGATGAATTACCAGAAAAAGGATTCGCAGTAGATGATCCAGGATACCAAGCTCCGGCTGAAGATGGTTCATCAGTTACTGTAGATGTTTCTCCAACTTCAGATCGTTTGCAATTGCTAGAGCCATTTGCAGCATGGGAAGGTACAGATCTTAAAGGTTTGAAATTATTAATCAAAGCTAAAGGTAAATGTACGACTGACCACATCTCTATGGCAGGTCCTTGGTTGAAATACCGTGGTCACTTGGATAACATCTCTAACAACATGTTAATCGGTGCTGTTAACTACTTCAACGATAAAACAGATAACGTTAAGAACCAATTAACAGGCGAGTATGGTCCAGTTCCTGCAACGCAACGCGCTTATAAGGCTGCTAACATCGGATCTATCGTTGTTGGTGATGAGAACTACGGTGAAGGTTCTTCTCGTGAGCACGCGGCAATGGAGCCTCGTCACTTAGGTGTTCGCGCGGTATTAGTGAAATCATTCGCTCGTATCCACGAAACGAACTTGAAGAAACAAGGTATGTTAGGATTAACATTCGCAAACAAGGAAGATTACGATAAAATCCAAGAAGATGATATCATTGATATCATTGGATTAACTGAGTTTGCTCCGAATAAACCATTAACCTTGGTATTACACCATGCTGATGGCACCTCGGAAGAAATCTTAGCAAACCATACTTATAACGAACAACAAATCGGTTGGTTTAAAGCTGGTGGTGCATTGAATATTATTCGTGCTAACCAAGCTAAGTAA
- the rpe gene encoding ribulose-phosphate 3-epimerase, translated as MSAKQHLIAPSILAADFAKLYDDIQMVNNSEADWFHIDIMDGVFVPNISFGFPVMQAIAKHAKKPLDVHLMIVDPDRYLKACKDNGAAIITVHYEACTHLHRTLAAIKELGCKAGVALNPHTPVSLLKDVIQDIDLVCLMSVNPGFGGQKFIERTYSKIKELRALALQEGTDLIIEIDGGVGTGNAGKLLAAGADVLVAGSFVFNSENPIQTVKELKEVDPTIQLV; from the coding sequence ATGTCTGCAAAACAACATTTAATCGCCCCATCAATTCTAGCGGCTGACTTTGCTAAACTTTATGATGATATCCAAATGGTAAACAACAGCGAAGCTGATTGGTTCCATATTGATATTATGGATGGTGTATTTGTTCCTAACATTTCTTTTGGATTTCCGGTCATGCAAGCAATTGCTAAACACGCAAAGAAACCTTTGGATGTTCACTTGATGATTGTTGATCCTGATCGCTATTTAAAAGCATGTAAAGATAATGGTGCAGCAATTATTACCGTACATTATGAAGCTTGCACGCATTTACACCGCACGCTAGCAGCTATTAAAGAGTTGGGATGTAAAGCAGGTGTTGCGTTGAATCCGCATACGCCGGTTTCCTTATTAAAAGATGTTATTCAGGATATCGATTTAGTTTGTTTGATGTCGGTTAACCCGGGCTTTGGTGGTCAGAAATTTATTGAGCGCACCTATTCCAAAATCAAAGAACTTCGCGCGCTAGCTTTACAAGAGGGTACAGACTTGATTATCGAGATCGACGGGGGAGTGGGAACAGGAAATGCAGGTAAATTATTAGCGGCTGGTGCTGACGTTTTGGTTGCGGGAAGTTTTGTTTTCAATTCTGAGAATCCCATTCAAACGGTGAAAGAATTAAAGGAAGTAGACCCTACAATTCAGCTGGTTTAA
- a CDS encoding DinB family protein, whose protein sequence is MSTTEIISRDEFLKHWQGHRTLTRKTIEAFPESEIFKFSIAGMRVFGDLIKELLSIGAPGLDGIVHKKIEGYSHELPELKTKSDLLEEWDRQTVQINELFNQIPDEQFHESFNLFGEYEFPVYQNLLYFVDNEIHHRAQGFVYLRALGIEPPFFWDR, encoded by the coding sequence ATGAGCACAACAGAAATTATTAGCAGAGACGAGTTTTTGAAACATTGGCAAGGACATCGTACATTGACAAGGAAAACGATCGAAGCTTTTCCGGAATCGGAGATCTTTAAGTTCTCAATTGCTGGCATGCGCGTATTCGGCGATTTAATAAAAGAATTGCTGAGCATCGGCGCCCCAGGCTTGGACGGTATAGTTCATAAGAAAATCGAAGGTTATTCTCACGAGTTGCCAGAATTGAAAACAAAAAGCGATCTTCTCGAAGAATGGGACAGGCAAACCGTTCAGATCAACGAGCTGTTTAATCAGATTCCTGATGAACAATTTCACGAATCTTTTAACTTGTTTGGGGAATATGAATTTCCAGTCTATCAGAACCTTTTGTATTTCGTAGATAATGAAATACATCATCGTGCGCAAGGTTTTGTGTACTTGCGTGCATTAGGCATCGAGCCGCCATTTTTCTGGGATAGATAA
- a CDS encoding site-specific integrase, whose protein sequence is MTKKIQHPNHQLNILTQHNSNDNLNKQNKTTTMNARITTHIYPRATKANAQGLQPLYIRVTIDKKRKEFTTKKYIKPNQWDAKLTKVKGNTEEARSINSYLEQQKAKLTQIELFLTYQNIPITIDNFMNAFQGKSQERERTLIPIFIEHNRKIKSLIGIEYSAGTHERYEVSLQHTKKYINFQYGADDIAISKIDHAFITGYDYYLRTEKSCSNNTTVKYIKNFKKIIKLCIANGWLSTDPFLNYKPKLQEVERDVLTETELSKIIAKEINIPRLDIIRDLFIFSCYTGLAYIDVKQLTQDNLVKGIDGKKWIHTHRQKTNIPSKIPLLKQAEQIIDKYENHPKSNNETRLLPVPSNQKLNAYLKELATICGIHKELTFHCARHTFATTVTLSNGVPIESVSKMLGHKSIRTTQHYAKITDRKVANDMDELRSLLEPKSKNHNKKSM, encoded by the coding sequence TTGACCAAGAAAATTCAACATCCGAACCATCAGTTGAACATCTTGACACAACACAATTCAAACGATAATTTGAACAAGCAAAATAAGACCACCACGATGAATGCAAGAATTACCACTCACATTTACCCGCGCGCTACAAAAGCCAACGCTCAGGGACTACAGCCCCTATACATCCGGGTCACGATCGACAAGAAGCGGAAAGAATTCACCACCAAGAAATACATAAAACCAAACCAGTGGGATGCAAAACTGACGAAAGTCAAGGGCAACACTGAAGAAGCCCGTTCAATAAACAGCTACCTCGAGCAGCAAAAAGCAAAGCTGACGCAGATCGAACTATTCCTGACCTACCAAAACATCCCGATAACAATAGACAACTTTATGAATGCGTTTCAAGGAAAGAGCCAGGAGCGCGAAAGAACATTGATACCCATATTCATAGAACACAACAGAAAGATAAAGAGCCTCATTGGAATCGAATATTCCGCCGGCACACATGAGCGCTACGAAGTTTCGCTGCAGCACACAAAGAAATATATTAACTTTCAATATGGAGCGGACGATATCGCGATCAGCAAAATCGACCATGCATTTATAACCGGATATGACTACTACCTTAGAACCGAGAAATCCTGCAGCAACAACACCACTGTAAAGTACATTAAGAACTTCAAGAAAATCATCAAATTGTGCATCGCTAACGGTTGGCTATCGACAGACCCATTTTTAAATTACAAACCCAAACTCCAGGAAGTTGAAAGAGATGTGCTAACCGAAACAGAACTGTCGAAGATTATCGCGAAAGAAATCAATATACCGCGCCTGGACATCATTCGCGATCTGTTTATTTTTTCCTGCTACACCGGACTTGCATACATCGACGTAAAGCAACTAACGCAAGACAACTTGGTAAAAGGAATAGACGGCAAGAAATGGATACATACCCATAGGCAGAAAACAAATATTCCCTCAAAGATCCCATTGCTAAAGCAAGCCGAACAGATAATCGATAAATACGAAAATCACCCAAAATCAAACAACGAAACGCGTCTCCTCCCGGTGCCATCAAACCAAAAACTGAACGCCTATCTCAAAGAGCTAGCAACAATATGCGGCATACACAAAGAGTTAACATTTCATTGCGCTAGGCATACCTTCGCGACAACCGTAACACTTTCTAATGGCGTACCGATCGAGTCCGTTTCCAAAATGCTTGGTCATAAAAGCATCCGAACAACACAACACTATGCGAAGATAACCGACCGAAAAGTGGCAAACGATATGGACGAACTAAGATCATTGTTAGAACCAAAAAGCAAAAATCACAATAAGAAGTCTATGTAA
- a CDS encoding M14 family zinc carboxypeptidase — protein sequence MRATITIWSVFLILTLNNVFGQQIPFERDPEHNTTVTYNELQNYYQELLKDQKQAKIIDLGKTDIGKPLQLIVLSKDADFDPQSIKRKGKAVLFMNNGIHPGEPEGIDASMMFVRDLLKQNKLSSEVVICMIPVYNIAGMINRGTTRANQNGPNAYGFRGSGQNYDLNRDFIKADTRNAMLFNEVFSTWDPDVFFDTHTSNGADYQHIMTLIATHPDKLHPKLGGYMKERFTNRIYQEMEKKGYPMVPYVDSKGETPETGLVSFLDGARYSTGYAALHHTIGYMPETHMWKPYKERVESTYALMGILHENLKKEAKDLVKLRRQIKHELVHQKEFPIQWELDTTKIEQIPFLGFKSGHKISEVSGQQRLFYDREKPFSSSIPHYYSYKETLRIEKPKAYIVPQAYEKVIQLLKANRVDMQQLKQDTVIDAQMYYIRDYRTANRPYEGHYPHSAVEVEAVNRKQAYFKGDWIIPTDQVSIRYIVETLEPQDTDSFFNWNFFDAILSQKEYFSGYIFEDYAAEMLKKDKDLKRSFEEAKSNDGKLKESAAAQLQWLYQRSPFYEKTFNLYPVARIVD from the coding sequence ATGAGAGCAACTATTACAATATGGAGCGTTTTTTTAATACTGACGCTAAATAATGTATTCGGACAACAAATCCCCTTCGAGAGAGATCCGGAGCATAATACAACAGTCACATATAATGAGCTCCAGAATTATTATCAGGAACTTTTAAAAGATCAAAAGCAAGCAAAAATTATTGATTTAGGAAAGACAGATATTGGCAAGCCACTTCAACTCATTGTCTTATCGAAGGATGCGGATTTTGATCCTCAAAGTATAAAAAGGAAAGGAAAAGCGGTGTTGTTTATGAACAACGGGATACATCCCGGCGAACCGGAAGGCATCGACGCTAGTATGATGTTCGTAAGGGATCTCTTAAAGCAAAACAAGCTGTCGTCGGAGGTAGTTATCTGTATGATACCTGTTTATAATATTGCGGGGATGATCAATAGAGGAACAACAAGAGCGAATCAGAACGGTCCAAATGCATATGGTTTCCGTGGAAGTGGACAGAACTACGATTTAAACAGAGATTTCATTAAAGCGGATACCAGAAATGCGATGCTATTCAATGAAGTCTTTAGCACCTGGGATCCGGATGTTTTCTTTGATACTCATACCAGCAATGGCGCAGACTATCAGCATATCATGACCCTGATTGCTACACATCCCGATAAATTACATCCCAAGCTAGGGGGCTATATGAAAGAACGATTTACGAATAGGATATATCAGGAAATGGAGAAAAAAGGATATCCAATGGTTCCCTATGTTGATTCCAAAGGCGAGACTCCGGAAACAGGCTTAGTTTCTTTTCTTGACGGCGCGCGTTATTCAACTGGCTATGCTGCTTTACATCATACTATCGGCTATATGCCGGAAACACATATGTGGAAACCCTATAAGGAACGCGTAGAATCAACTTACGCACTCATGGGAATTTTGCATGAAAACCTAAAAAAAGAGGCAAAGGATCTGGTAAAACTTCGTCGGCAAATAAAGCACGAGCTCGTTCATCAAAAAGAGTTTCCAATTCAATGGGAATTGGATACCACTAAGATTGAGCAGATTCCATTCCTAGGTTTTAAGAGTGGACATAAAATTAGCGAGGTCAGCGGACAGCAGCGCTTATTTTATGATCGAGAAAAGCCTTTTAGTAGCAGTATCCCGCATTATTATAGCTATAAGGAGACATTGCGCATTGAAAAGCCAAAAGCATATATCGTTCCCCAGGCATACGAAAAAGTAATCCAACTATTGAAGGCCAATAGAGTCGATATGCAACAGCTAAAGCAGGATACGGTCATCGATGCCCAAATGTATTATATACGCGATTATAGAACAGCTAATAGGCCTTATGAAGGGCATTATCCCCATAGTGCAGTTGAAGTGGAAGCTGTAAACAGAAAGCAAGCTTATTTTAAAGGTGACTGGATTATTCCTACTGATCAAGTGTCCATTCGTTATATCGTCGAAACCTTAGAGCCGCAGGATACAGATTCTTTTTTCAATTGGAATTTTTTTGATGCAATACTCTCACAGAAGGAATATTTCTCAGGCTATATTTTCGAGGATTATGCTGCTGAGATGCTTAAAAAGGATAAGGATTTAAAGAGATCTTTTGAGGAAGCCAAGTCGAACGACGGGAAACTTAAGGAAAGTGCTGCTGCCCAATTGCAATGGCTGTATCAGCGAAGCCCATTTTATGAAAAGACTTTCAACTTATATCCCGTAGCAAGAATTGTGGACTAA
- a CDS encoding DinB family protein: MISTTIEQLTKIVELAEEHLQAIDEETFALKESTLKWSKKEILGHLIDSVTNNHRRFLLAQFQVNPIVSYDQDNWCKYNHYQNIDNPQLIKLWKAQNIQLINLWKNLSSDDLQRRANDQTLEFLAADYNAHLVHHLSQITGRTYI; this comes from the coding sequence ATGATTTCAACCACGATCGAACAACTAACCAAAATTGTAGAACTAGCGGAAGAACACCTGCAGGCAATCGACGAAGAAACATTCGCTTTAAAGGAGTCGACTCTAAAATGGAGTAAGAAAGAAATCTTAGGACATCTGATTGATAGCGTTACCAATAATCACAGACGATTTCTCTTAGCACAATTCCAAGTTAACCCCATAGTTTCCTATGATCAAGACAACTGGTGTAAATACAATCACTATCAAAATATCGACAATCCGCAGCTGATTAAATTATGGAAGGCTCAAAATATCCAACTCATTAATCTTTGGAAGAATCTATCTTCCGATGATCTTCAAAGAAGAGCAAATGATCAGACGTTAGAATTTCTAGCTGCAGACTACAATGCGCATTTAGTCCACCATCTGAGCCAAATTACCGGTCGCACTTACATTTAA